ATCATTGAAGATAGGCGACGACTGCAgaacgttgatgtcgttgttcgaacctgcaacaccgaaatacgcatgccagatccgcAAACGGTAGTCAGCAACGACTTCGAGGATCATCGAAGGATGTTTCTGCTTGAAACCAGTAGTGAACTGGCCTTTCCACGCCACCGGGCAGtttttccactcccaatgcatgcaatcaatGATGCCCATCATCCCTGGGAAACTGTGCACCGCACCGTGCATATCTAGCAGTCTCTGGCACTCATCAGGGGTTGGCTTTCGTAGGAACTCCGGACCAAAGACTTCCCGAATGCCCTTACAAAACTGTCGGAGCACGTTTAGACTAGTCGTCTCACCCATCtgtaggtattcgtcgaacatatcagcCGGTCCGGCATAGGCAAGCCTGCCTTATTGCAGAGGTGCATTTCTGCAAAGTAGACAGTCCGACGGCCAGTGCAATCACTCCGGAGCGTGAAGCAATCGTACTGGTCCGCCAATATCGTCGCTATATGGGTAAAGAGCGGTCGCGACATTCTGAAACGCAGACGAAAAATCTCAGCTGGGTAACGAGGGTCAGCGCTAAAGTAGTCGGCCATAAGCCGCTCAGCCGCTCCGACATGGTCTCGTGGGATTGTCCGATGATGACGAATCTCACGAGGAATCGCCGCCGCTGCCAATTCCGCCGGCGCCGCCTCATCCTCCTCGTGGGCTTCCCTTTGCACCTCTTGAATCAAAGAATCTCATGCTTCACTCCACAAATCATCCATAAGTAGCAATGGAAATccacaaatttttagagatagaaaaattGGATAGAAAGTGAAATGGGTGTGAAGATGTGTGTggagagaagatgaaaatgggaggaatatttataaaaaaacaattacaaattaaaaattaaaaaataataataataaataaatgaaaaatggcgaccgccgcggcggTTTCGCCGCGCAATAGATAGGtgcggcggccgccgcgctTCTCTCTCCTCCGGCTCGTCCACGCCGCATTCGGGGCGAATGCCCTTCCGCCCCAACAAATTCGTCCGCCTCCGGGGCGGACGCGTCCTCCGCAGTAGCCCACCGCGGCTAAGCCGCGATCGGGGCGGTCGGCGCACCGcccctatagtggatgctcttagagcaTCTACTATGTAATAGGTCAGCCATAGTCTAGCCAAAAACTCATTATGTCACATTATCAGGACAAGAAACCCCTCCTGCTACATCATCAGGACAAGAAACTGGACAAGTAATAGTctagccataggccagcaaaattataaaaaaaacaaataaattacaatcacgcaaattacggaattaaatttacgacacagatACGGGAAAATGcgataatttatttataaattaaaaaaaatacaaaaaaaaattacataaaaaaaaactaacgtCGTGCAGTCTTCCGCGCCCACAACTCTTTGATTtaatccttttggagttgaatatgagcatccacttgacGCATGTCGTTGAGGCGGCCGACTTCATCGTGAGGTTACCCCCTTCGTATGTTGGGGTGGCAACGCcatggcttggaccggctgcATCagcatcgtcattggcccaactagtcagttgtacgccttcatcttcgactatcatgttgtgcatgataatacaggcgtacattatatcAGCAATGCAGTCGACATGCCACAAACGCATTGGACCcctaattgccgcccatcgggAGTCGGGACTGGAGCACACCGAATGCCCGCTCTATGTCCTTGCGTGTCGACTCCTatcgttccgcaaagtagacCTTCCTTTCATCAGCTGTGCATCTGAttgtcttcacaaagacgggccgcctagggtatatctcatccgccaagtagtagcccatatcatgctaGTTGCCGTTGGCGACAAAACTGATGGCTGGACCGACACCCTGGCACtgctcgttgaaaaggggcaACGAATTGAGGACGTTgcggtcgttgttcgacccggctaccccaaaatacgcataccatatccacagccggtaatcagctacggcctcgaggatcatcgtgggattctttcccttgtagccggtcgtgtagaaCCCTTTCCAGACGGCGGGatagttcttccactcccaatgcatacaatctatgctgcccaacatccccgggaacccatgcttctactcgtgcatctgcatcagatCCTGGCAGTTTTCggggtagggcttcgaagaTACTGCTCACGGAATATTTCAATGATGCCCTAACAGAAATACTTCAGACAATCCAGGGCAATCGTCTtgccgatgtggaggtactcgtcccACATGTCTGTCGCGCTTCCGTcggccaactgcctgattgccgcaGTGCACTTTTGTATAGctgtgtggccgggtctgcccgCCGCGTCGTACCTGAACCGGAAACACAGGTATCGACGCTCtaaagcgtcaacgatacgcataaacagcTCCCTACGCATCctaaaacgccgcctgaaAAGGTTGGCCCCGAACCGCGGCTCCGGAGCGAAGTAGTCTtcatatagccgctgatgtgcagcgacgtgatcccgatcaaccACAGCCCGGCGGTGGATAATGGGTCGAGGTACCGCCGGCTGCTGCGGCTGCAAGGCCCTTTGTATCAGCCGATTAACCTCGCGGGACATATAGGCGTCCAACTCTTCGTTCAATCGCCGTTCGAACTActcagcatccccaccactaccaccactaccaccatcACTACCACCACCACTATTCATTTCGCGATATTgatcttgtacagaaattaagaaagagagaaactcgtaaaaacaagtggtgcgaatgaaaatgacgttaAAATcgtgtatatatagagtttcgaaaaaaaaaaaaaaaaaaaaaaaaaaaagggctagccgatcgggttgccacaatggcggcgagGCGACCGGCTACCGGTCGCGAATCGGTGTGAACTCGCCCGAtttttgttaggtttggtatactgaaaagcatgtttcgagcaagtttcgctcaaatagaatcttgcttatatacgtaaaactctgtaatccacttttaacccgattcaatattattcgagcagtctcgcacgaatagaatcactattattattacattgtgtttgcttgtacatttataagatgttttacaaacatttaaatacataagaagtaaacaaagtctaagtcttttgcttagtagaccggttgttggcgtcgtccactttaaggtaacacggtcagatctatgcaatactttgcaaaagaaaaagaagaatttcacaacctagataggcttagactacctatcgtgaaaggatgcaatgtcagtccgcatatttctaagccttactgaaataagatgacattggtgtggtatagcactgaacggatctaacagcaagacgtgtctttatgctatctactgaaagactaggttttgataaaatactatttcttaatatacatatgttagcattgagcatacggtattgattatgcactactttgacttatcaaatggtgcgggtttttcgcaacccaataatcccgatatattgggtagtggtgattaatatctagcggtgctaggattgctattatgttgaaacgtgcacgaggtgagtctcgtttgataatgtcctcaagaggagctcgaacaaggttttattattcaaaaaactggccagttggagttttattactctataaataataaataaatgtttcttgctaagtccactcttggaattaataagatattaattaattaagtccatagcaaacattaattaattaatggacatttatatcttaagcgcgggaaataaataatataaataatggaaacccggattacttgtaatttcggatttagatggggagagttcaatattacttctgtagtggctgctcgtaatattccaatataagcttgtattaaattgtgggttcaatttaattagtaaaaaagctaattgggggagcccatatccaaaaccttccatagatccctgtctgggcccaaaaggaacttaatataaataggagaataaatgagacagaattatcattatttcattcacatgaaattttcgtcccTTCTCTCTAGGAAGGAGAACGAAATTTTCAGCTCctcctccgtgaggaattttctgtcttctttattcgagtcctagtattttgataagatcagtccaccctgatatcgagatataGTTCgagaaccagagagaagatccgtggtctagtattgatgatcatcatcgtggagaaggcgcaagcaattatcgattctttggagaatcaaatcggtaaccctaaaccgtagaaatcatgtttaggatttatattttctaagcatgaattttttgcgttctagcatgcaattatctgtttaacatgtgaattgattaatcgcataatcggtcaaatagatccttatttgatttatttgttttgtacaagtctttcgctgtgcaaggggcaccaaaccccatcaatTTTTTCGCCGATTTCGCCCTCGCCGGTTACAATGGTCAGCTAGCGAACCAGCGAGCGCACGCGGagcggctagccgccattggagatgctcttatgaaACTATATGGTAGTAGTTTAATATGTCACTGATTGATTTTGATATGGTAAAgataagtagtagtagtagtatatttttcaccGGAAGGAATCACCTTGTGCATAGTATACTGCATTTATTCATAGTCATAAAGAAAGCATTTTCCTAACTTTtagcatttttgttataaccAATTGATTTATGTTACACTCgataatgtaatttttatatgatgataaacaaccaaacTTTAATCCTAACTAAACTCATtgatatatcatatatgtGTGTGTCTGAAACATGGGCACAAATTTTGAATGGAATCAAAACTCTCGTTTCAAACAGGCCACTATACATATTTCaacttattaaatactccgCCACCAAggaattgaaaattcaaatatacattattttattatgtttgaagaggaacataataaatttgttttcaattaattttgatggGAAACAGTGAACAATTGCTTTATGTAAAGTTGCACTATAGTAAATCTTTACTTAAGTAGGAAGAAACAGATGAATCTTGAAATCTTTAACATTTTATCATCCATCAACATCAAGTACGGTAGATTGTTCCACACAGGAGCGGAGGGAGGGTGGGGCCGGGGGGCCAATCCATGAACCCCCACCAATTCTTAAAAAAAGCTAggggtattttagtaatttacatttattataatttataatatatatatatatattattaaatataggtTTCAGCAAAATTTGTATGAATTGTTTCCtctcaacaaaatttatatgaatcatttccttttaatttagCTTTCTCTTTTTGCCGTTTTATGTGTAATCTGAATTCTCCTTTTGTCGtttgataatttatattttgctattcttaatatagaaatatcaaatattttttaatggtttatttattagttaagtTGTCATTAATCTTACTTATTGCCACTGCATCAGTAGAAAAACATTTTCAGCAATGAAGATCATAAAGACTTCTCTACGTAATAGCATGAGAGACCAACTATTGAATGATTGCTTAGTTCATTACATCGAAAAAGATGTGTTTGTTAAagttaattactaataaaactATTATGCACCGATTccagaagatgaagaatagaAGACAAATGTTATGACGTGAttatatttaacttttacattttgaaccttataatttaatttattactttttttaagtttaattttggacCTCTCATGATAAAATTCCTAGCTTCGCCACCCTACTTTTATTACTAAGATTAATTTTAGgtcaattcatatttttttttctcataaaaatgataatgtggAAATTGTGAATTATTATTGGATCAGCAAACCCACCAATcgtatggaaaatatatttccaATCCATTTAttgaaatgtaaataattaaaagagagTTCTAGTCTTCTAGATAAAAAGAACATTTGACAAGCGTGTGGAATATTAATGAGTTGAATAAAATTTGGGCTGGgctattaaaaattgaatgagTCAATGTTGAAATAATTTCTACACCCAATTACGCAttcatacatttttttttcctaatgcGTTTATCATggtcttaaaaatttaatcaaagatattgtgttgataaactATATTGGAAGTTTACTATGTAATTAAGgattttttttccctataCACAACTACTATTTGGTCATATTCTCCAATTGAAAATGATACTCCTACTTgcagttaaaataaaaatgaatcccCCTCATTTTCTCAATGGAATTTTCAACAGTCAAGGAAGACGTTCTGTACTAACTTTCAAGTTTCAAATGCTTTATTGATAAGTTTAcctttagaaaataaattttaaaaattgatttttattattgtcgTTTTTAAGTTTAAGGTGGTTTTCATGCTATCAATCATTTTCGCCATATATCATTCAAAATTAACTTGAGATATTTTATGAGGGAATATTAGTCTTTTGTGGGTTGTGTTTAGGGGTGGGTATTCGGTCGGGTCGGTTAATAACTGAACCAACATGTCGATTAACCGATCCCaaaattccataaaaaaactaaccGGAACTGACCCGATCTTCGGTTCGATTACTTAATTAAACCGACTCGATTAGAACCGATCGGTTATCGATTATAACCGAACTAACCGAATTGGTTTATACTAGTTTTAACATACTAGTTTTTAAGCACTTTATTAACTTTAagagatcttatttttaaaataatgtttagaCACTTGACTTTGAGATATTTGATagtgacacaaattaaaattgacttTTTTTAACATCGTAATATGACTCATGAgactttaataaaatttggaaataaattacaatttcttctattgtgacaaaatttggaagtaaattacaatttcttctattattaattaaaaatataataaaaattaaaattgtttatggttttaagttttaacttgttatctacttttattattattattattattattattattattattattattattattattattattacactCCTATTTACGAGcaatacatatattatttagGCTCTTTAATAGacttaaactttaa
The genomic region above belongs to Salvia hispanica cultivar TCC Black 2014 chromosome 3, UniMelb_Shisp_WGS_1.0, whole genome shotgun sequence and contains:
- the LOC125215238 gene encoding uncharacterized protein LOC125215238, encoding MSREVNRLIQRALQPQQPAVPRPIIHRRAVVDRDHVAAHQRLYEDYFAPEPRFGANLFRRRFRMRRELFMRIVDALERRYLCFRFRYDAAGRPGHTAIQKCTAAIRQLADGSATDMWDEYLHIGKTIALDLSSKPYPENCQDLMQMHE